Within Brassica oleracea var. oleracea cultivar TO1000 unplaced genomic scaffold, BOL UnpScaffold02373, whole genome shotgun sequence, the genomic segment GAGAGTATTGCGGCCCCAAAGGCAACATTGTTGCTGGTGTAACAAATCTGTTACCCATCGTCATCATCTGTCATCCAAGATTCATACAGGTTAGAAAAAGGAATCTTTACATGAAACAAGTTGGAAGTGTTTTTGCTTGTTTGTTATAACCTGAACTTGATGTTGAAGGGTCGTCATATAGTTGATCGCTTCATCTAGTAATGCTTCGTTGTCGTCCTATGAACAAGTGAATATTTAGGGTAACGTAAGTAATGGTTCCGAAGATGGTCTCTTTTGAAATAGATTAAAAGGTTTAGTTTGCGTGGACAAAACCTTTTGAGAATTAGGGAGTAGATCCTGCAAATTACGCATTTTCTTGTTTGTATCGTTTGTTTGCTTCTGTTTGCGTCTTCTCTTGACCAAAACATTGCTTGTTCTTGCAGGAACTTGTGGCCTCACATCATCTAGTCTCTGCGTAGAGACAAAAACTGTTTTCAGACAAGAACCTAACAATATAAAACCAAATCTGTGAATTAATCAACCCTCTTACACTGCTTTGATACGTCGATTCTTCACTGTCTTCAGTAAAATCTGTGGAGTCGTATCCCAGTTCAACCGACCTCTCAGCAACCACAGATTGCTCATCAGGAGGTACAATATCCTTTCGGTTCTCATAATCAACCACCATCCTCTTTGATGAAGACGCTTTCAAACTCTGAATCAAATTAAGTTGATTCATCAGCATGTTTGTTTCATATGCGGCAACAACAAGAGGTTCTGGAACAACCTGAGTGTCTACAAGATTCTTGTCACTAGTATCAGCACCATGAATAGTCTTCTTGAAGTCCTCGTTATACTCGGCCTCGTATAAATCCACGATCGATTTCGTACGTTGATTATGCATAGAAAAGCCATTA encodes:
- the LOC106321668 gene encoding transcription factor PIF6-like isoform X3 gives rise to the protein MQMMFVLTKLIYCCCRLTDQEYMELVFENGQILAKSQRSNGFSMHNQRTKSIVDLYEAEYNEDFKKTIHGADTSDKNLVDTQSLKASSSKRMVVDYENRKDIVPPDEQSVVAERSVELGYDSTDFTEDSEESTYQSSRLDDVRPQVPARTSNVLVKRRRKQKQTNDTNKKMRNLQDLLPNSQKDDNEALLDEAINYMTTLQHQVQMMTMGNRFVTPATMLPLGPQYSQMGLATGMQMGVPQLLPAPVLGAGLPLVSTSADVLRVLNHPVGPVLMPIQNSALFTPTENYLPQSVPPAYAAFPNQIPNSTTSSNLDDARTHGGNLSGKESDKP
- the LOC106321668 gene encoding transcription factor PIF6-like isoform X1, producing MQMMFVLTKLIYCCCRLTDQEYMELVFENGQILAKSQRSNGFSMHNQRTKSIVDLYEAEYNEDFKKTIHGADTSDKNLVDTQVVPEPLVVAAYETNMLMNQLNLIQSLKASSSKRMVVDYENRKDIVPPDEQSVVAERSVELGYDSTDFTEDSEESTYQSSRLDDVRPQVPARTSNVLVKRRRKQKQTNDTNKKMRNLQDLLPNSQKDDNEALLDEAINYMTTLQHQVQMMTMGNRFVTPATMLPLGPQYSQMGLATGMQMGVPQLLPAPVLGAGLPLVSTSADVLRVLNHPVGPVLMPIQNSALFTPTENYLPQSVPPAYAAFPNQIPNSTTSSNLDDARTHGGNLSGKESDKP
- the LOC106321668 gene encoding transcription factor PIF6-like isoform X2, which encodes MTSPSSSSYFRPKLTDQEYMELVFENGQILAKSQRSNGFSMHNQRTKSIVDLYEAEYNEDFKKTIHGADTSDKNLVDTQVVPEPLVVAAYETNMLMNQLNLIQSLKASSSKRMVVDYENRKDIVPPDEQSVVAERSVELGYDSTDFTEDSEESTYQSSRLDDVRPQVPARTSNVLVKRRRKQKQTNDTNKKMRNLQDLLPNSQKDDNEALLDEAINYMTTLQHQVQMMTMGNRFVTPATMLPLGPQYSQMGLATGMQMGVPQLLPAPVLGAGLPLVSTSADVLRVLNHPVGPVLMPIQNSALFTPTENYLPQSVPPAYAAFPNQIPNSTTSSNLDDARTHGGNLSGKESDKP
- the LOC106321668 gene encoding transcription factor PIF6-like isoform X4, translated to MTSPSSSSYFRPKLTDQEYMELVFENGQILAKSQRSNGFSMHNQRTKSIVDLYEAEYNEDFKKTIHGADTSDKNLVDTQSLKASSSKRMVVDYENRKDIVPPDEQSVVAERSVELGYDSTDFTEDSEESTYQSSRLDDVRPQVPARTSNVLVKRRRKQKQTNDTNKKMRNLQDLLPNSQKDDNEALLDEAINYMTTLQHQVQMMTMGNRFVTPATMLPLGPQYSQMGLATGMQMGVPQLLPAPVLGAGLPLVSTSADVLRVLNHPVGPVLMPIQNSALFTPTENYLPQSVPPAYAAFPNQIPNSTTSSNLDDARTHGGNLSGKESDKP
- the LOC106321668 gene encoding transcription factor PIF6-like isoform X5 yields the protein MQMMFVLTKLIYCCCRLTDQEYMELVFENGQILAKSQRSNGFSMHNQRTKSIVDLYEAEYNEDFKKTIHGADTSDKNLVDTQVVPEPLVVAAYETNMLMNQLNLIQSLKASSSKRMVVDYENRKDIVPPDEQSVVAERSVELGYDSTDFTEDSEESTYQSSRLDDVRPQVPARTSNVLVKRRRKQKQTNDTNKKMRNLQDLLPNSQKDDNEALLDEAINYMTTLQHQVQMMTMGNRFVTPATMLPLGPQYSQMGLATGPVLMPIQNSALFTPTENYLPQSVPPAYAAFPNQIPNSTTSSNLDDARTHGGNLSGKESDKP